In the genome of Methylomagnum ishizawai, the window GGCAAGTCCGCAAAGCCACCGACCGCAACCTTATCAAGCGCCTCGTCCGGGAAAGTTTCCGATTACGGCAGCACACCCTAGGCGGGCTCGATTTCGTCGTCATGGCGCGTAGCGCCGCACTCCAGGCCGACCATGAAACACTCCGCCGCTCATTGCAGAAACACTGGGACCGCCTGGTGACGCAATGCAAGCCCTCCTGGTCTTCCTCGTCCAATCCTACCGCTACCTGATTAGTCCCTGGGTGGGGCACCATTGCCGTTTCCACCCGACCTGCTCCGCCTATGCGCTTGAGGCACTGGAACGGTTCGGGGCAGTCAAAGGCTCGTATCTCGCCGCCCGGCGCCTCCTGCGTTGCCATCCCTGGCATCCCGGCGGCCTCGATCCCGTCCCAGAAAAATTCGGAAAATAACAATGGATAACTTAAGGTTCGTCCTGTTCGCTTTATTGTTCTTCCTAGGCTTCACGATATGGCAGCAATGGCAGGTTGATTACGGCCCCAGGCCCGATCTCGCGGCCTTGCAGCAGCAACAACAGTCCCCCGCCGCCCCGGATGTGCCGGACTCGGCCCGCGGCGTCGATGATATCGTCAAGCAGGGCGAACCCGCCGCCAGCGCCGCGCCGCACCGCCGCGTCGTGGTCACTTCCGACCTGTTCCGCCTGGAGATCGACACCCAGGGCGGCGATATCCGCAAGCTCGACCTCCTCAACTATCCGATCAGCAAGGACCATCCCGACCAGCCGGTCGAACTGTTCTCCGACGGCGATTTGATGTTCGTCGCGCAGAGCGGCTTCCTGGGCAACGAAGCCTCCGCCCCCACCCACCACAGCGTTTGGGAAGCCCAGGCCGATCAATATCAGATGGCTCCGGGCCAGGATACCCTGCGGGTGCCCTTGGCCTGGACCAACGACCAGGGCGTGAAGGTGGTCAAGACCTATGTGTTGAAGCGCGGCAGCTATGAAATCGCGCTGGAACAGGAAGTCACCAACGGCGGCGCGGCGGGCTGGAAAGGCCGCCAGTACGTGCAGTTGCAGCGTAAAGACCCCGGCAACAAGGACCAGTTGGTCCGCACCTATACCGGCGGCGTGCTGTATACCCCCGAGGAGAAATACCGCAAGATCAGCTTCAAGGACATGACCAACGAGAACTTGGACAAGAAGTCCAAGGATGGCTGGATCGCCATGATCCAGCATTATTTCGTGGCCGCCTGGATTCCCGCCAAGGACGACGAGGAGACCTATTACACCAAGGCGCTGTCGGACAACCATTTCGTGATCGGGGCTTATTCGCCCGCGCTGGAAGTCGCGCCCGGCCAGTCCAAGGTATTCACCGCCCAGTTGTACGCCGGTCCCAAGCTGCTCCGCGTGCTGGAAGCGACCGC includes:
- the yidC gene encoding membrane protein insertase YidC, with amino-acid sequence MDNLRFVLFALLFFLGFTIWQQWQVDYGPRPDLAALQQQQQSPAAPDVPDSARGVDDIVKQGEPAASAAPHRRVVVTSDLFRLEIDTQGGDIRKLDLLNYPISKDHPDQPVELFSDGDLMFVAQSGFLGNEASAPTHHSVWEAQADQYQMAPGQDTLRVPLAWTNDQGVKVVKTYVLKRGSYEIALEQEVTNGGAAGWKGRQYVQLQRKDPGNKDQLVRTYTGGVLYTPEEKYRKISFKDMTNENLDKKSKDGWIAMIQHYFVAAWIPAKDDEETYYTKALSDNHFVIGAYSPALEVAPGQSKVFTAQLYAGPKLLRVLEATAPGLDLTVDYGALTFIAKPVFWLLEQFHKIFDNWGWAIIFVTLTLKALFFRLSASSYRSMANMRKLQPKLAELKEKYGSDKQKLNMAMMEMYRKEKVNPLGGCLPILVQIPVFISLYWVLVESVEMRQAPFMLWLNDLSDKDPYFVLPLIMGVSMFIQQKLSPPPSDPVQAKVMLYMPVMFTGFFAFFPSGLVVYWVVNNLLSIVQQWYINKTIIVDKPAPAGS
- the yidD gene encoding membrane protein insertion efficiency factor YidD, with translation MQALLVFLVQSYRYLISPWVGHHCRFHPTCSAYALEALERFGAVKGSYLAARRLLRCHPWHPGGLDPVPEKFGK
- the rnpA gene encoding ribonuclease P protein component, which gives rise to MEASGQGFPKTHRLNTAAEFQRVFDQPLKSADSRLTVLARTNGKTHPRLGLAISKRQVRKATDRNLIKRLVRESFRLRQHTLGGLDFVVMARSAALQADHETLRRSLQKHWDRLVTQCKPSWSSSSNPTAT